GATGCGCCCCGTTTCACTTCGTGCCAAGTTCGTTCGCGACCTGGCGCTCATGCTCGTGGTGACGGGCGCGGTCAACATCGTCATTCTCTGGTTCGCCAATCGCCGCGCCGTCCACACGCTTTCGGCGTCGATCATCCGCCAGACGCTGCAGACGATCGAACGCGAACTCGACTCCTTCTTCAACCCCGTTACGTTTTCTCTGGAGGTGGCGGCGTCGTGGAGCGCCGAAGGGGCGCTCGACCTGGAGACGCGCTCGGGACCGTTTGGCGACCAGGCAGGATTCGTCGTCCTGCGCCGCCGGATGACTGAGCGCTTCATTCCGGTCATGGAGCAGTTGCCCCGCCTTTCGTCGCTGCTCGTGGCTGACGAAACCGGGCGCGAGTTCATGCTCCTGCGCACCGACGCGGGCTTTGAAGCCTGGCAGACCTTCGTGCAGGATGATGGTTCGCTCCTTCGCCGCCGAACGTGGAGCGACCACGGCGCCGACCTGACCGTTTCGCGCATCGATTACGATCCGCGCCATCGGCCGTGGTTCACCGGCGCCATTGCGGCGGGCACCGGAGAGGTCTACTGGACCGAGCCCTACACCTTCTTCACCACCGGCCAGCCGGGCATCTCGGCCTCGATCGCGGCGCGCACGCCCGGCGGGCTGACGCAGGTGATCGGCTTTGACGTGCTGCTGCGCGACATCTCGGAGTTCACCCGATCGCTGCGCGTGACGCAGCGCGGCAAGGTCGTGGTGATGACCACCGATGATCTCGTCGTCGGTCTGCCCAACGATCCGCGCTTCGATGACCCGCAGGCTCGCGAGGCGGCCCTGCTCAAGGGGCCCGATGAACTGGGCCTCGAACTGGCGCGCGACGCGACGCAGGCGTTCGGCGACGCCGTCGTGCAGGCCATCGAGCAGCAGCGTGATCCGCAGGAAATGACGGTGCGCTTTCGCAGCCTCGGCGAGGCATGGTGGGGCGAGTCGCGCCTGTTCAGCCTGGCGCCGACGCGGCATCTGCGCATGGCCGTCATCGTGCCCGAGTCTGAACTGCTGGGCAATCTGATCTACCAGCGGCTCGTCATCGCTGCGGCGCTGCTGGCCGTGCTGCTCGTGGGCCTCTGGCGCACCATCGTGCTCGGCCGCACGCTCAGCCGCCCCGTCGAGCAACTCGTC
This region of Phycisphaerales bacterium genomic DNA includes:
- a CDS encoding SpoIIE family protein phosphatase; translated protein: MRPVSLRAKFVRDLALMLVVTGAVNIVILWFANRRAVHTLSASIIRQTLQTIERELDSFFNPVTFSLEVAASWSAEGALDLETRSGPFGDQAGFVVLRRRMTERFIPVMEQLPRLSSLLVADETGREFMLLRTDAGFEAWQTFVQDDGSLLRRRTWSDHGADLTVSRIDYDPRHRPWFTGAIAAGTGEVYWTEPYTFFTTGQPGISASIAARTPGGLTQVIGFDVLLRDISEFTRSLRVTQRGKVVVMTTDDLVVGLPNDPRFDDPQAREAALLKGPDELGLELARDATQAFGDAVVQAIEQQRDPQEMTVRFRSLGEAWWGESRLFSLAPTRHLRMAVIVPESELLGNLIYQRLVIAAALLAVLLVGLWRTIVLGRTLSRPVEQLVGQTDRIGQGDLSPAPAIRTDISEVRRIAAAHDRMRRSLQNLMKLERDIQIARQIQQSTMPHALPALDGFEIAAWNEPADETGGDTFDVIGLPDRSTGADALPHGRAAAPTARGEHTAPRAVLLLADATGHGIGPALAATQIRAMLRMALRLGSDLPQIARHLNEQLVADLPDNRFITAWMGEVDARAGTLTSFSAGQGPLLLYRAAARTITHVPTDAPPFGVTPDLIATPAAAVRMERGDVFAVLSDGLFEARNAAGEQFGLDRVEAVLTDAAADGADAIIAALRAAVESFTSSAAADDDRTIIVIRRTR